The Epinephelus lanceolatus isolate andai-2023 chromosome 8, ASM4190304v1, whole genome shotgun sequence genome includes a window with the following:
- the LOC117258717 gene encoding serine/threonine-protein kinase SBK1 — translation MIELGLPDGSLIDELMELTAQSLSQLEIQEHFNIIKEIGRGKYGKVLLVTHRFRGTPMALKVMPKASTKLQGFLREYCISLHLSCHPCIVGLFGIAFQSDEHYCFAQELVIGRDLFAVIQPKVGIPESSVKRCVLQIASALEFIHSHGLVHRDVKPENILLLDNHCCQVKLADFGLAQKRGTLIRFITGTLPYMAPELCTVALMEGQKEVTAPPLSVEPSLDTWAFGVVIFCILTGYFPWERCMESDDFYQEFADWCRMEEKPNTEEDIPPLWRRFTPEAMEMFSKLLDLDVEKRCTVGEVRAYVDKDWLKKVHGTGQQQTAEKEKVSTFRNNPGHGKVVQPNT, via the exons ATGATTGAGCTGGGCCTCCCTGACGGCAGCCTGATCGACGAGCTGATGGAGCTGACGGCACAGAGCCTCAGTCAGCTTGAGATCCAGGAACATTTCAACATCATCAAGGAGATCGGCCGAGGGAAATACGGCAAAGTGCTGCTTGTGACGCATCGCTTCCGGG GGACTCCCATGGCCTTGAAAGTGATGCCCAAAGCCTCGACTAAGCTGCAGGGCTTTCTGCGAGAGTACTGCATCTCCTTACACCTGTCCTGCCACCCCTGCATCGTGGGTCTCTTTGGCATTGCCTTCCAGTCTGATGAGCACTACTGCTTTGCCCAGGAGCTTGTGATCGGCAGGGACCTGTTTGCTGTCATCCAGCCAAAG GTGGGTATCCCCGAATCTTCAGTAAAACGTTGTGTCCTCCAGATCGCCAGTGCACTGGAGTTTATCCACAGCCATGGTCTGGTCCATCGTGATGTCAAGCCTGAAAACATCCTCCTGTTGGACAATCACTGCTGCCAAGTGAAGCTGGCAGACTTTGGCCTGGCCCAGAAGAGAGGCACTCTGATACGCTTCATCACAGGAACCCTGCCTTACATGGCCCCCGAGCTTTGTACCGTGGCCCTGATGGAGGGTCAGAAAGAAGTGACCGCTCCTCCGCTTAGTGTGGAACCCAGCCTGGACACCTGGGCCTTCGGGGTGGTTATCTTCTGCATCCTTACGGGTTACTTTCCCTGGGAGCGCTGCATGGAGTCAGACGACTTCTACCAAGAGTTTGCAGACTGGTGCAGAATGGAGGAGAAACCCAACACAGAGGAGGACATTCCTCCTCTGTGGAGAAGGTTCACTCCAGAGGCCATGGAGATGTTCAGTAAGCTCCTGGATCTGGATGTAGAAAAGAGGTGTACAGTGGGGGAGGTGAGAGCGTATGTGGACAAGGACTGGCTTAAGAAGGTACATGGGACCgggcagcagcagacagcagaaaaggaaaaagtcaGCACCTTTAGGAATAATCCTGGACATGGCAAGGTGGTGCAGCCTAATACTTAG